One region of Neisseria mucosa genomic DNA includes:
- a CDS encoding IS481 family transposase: MNMHKNTRLTPHHRQAIWLAYTQEKESVTSLARRYQVSRVTIYRALKAARAKLLKPQTSTNNRFKQAKYGMKRLAKVERSIQEKLKKQAKRYNKSYPGELVHLDTKRLPLLKGQKATDKRDYLFVAIDDFSRELYAAILPDKTADSAAKFLTEHLIDPCPYLIECVYSDNGTEYKGSANHAFGVACYENGIGQKFTRVARPQTNGKAERVIRTLMEMWHEKQSFESPEHR; the protein is encoded by the coding sequence ATGAACATGCACAAAAACACCCGCCTCACACCGCACCACCGCCAAGCCATTTGGCTGGCCTACACGCAGGAAAAGGAAAGCGTCACCTCTCTGGCACGCCGCTACCAAGTCAGCCGCGTCACCATTTACCGCGCCCTTAAAGCCGCAAGGGCCAAGCTGCTCAAACCGCAAACCAGTACCAACAACCGTTTCAAACAGGCAAAGTACGGAATGAAACGCCTGGCCAAGGTAGAACGCAGCATTCAGGAAAAACTCAAAAAGCAGGCCAAACGCTACAATAAATCCTACCCCGGAGAGCTGGTGCATCTCGACACCAAACGGCTGCCGCTGCTCAAAGGGCAGAAAGCCACCGATAAGCGGGATTACCTGTTTGTCGCCATCGACGATTTCTCAAGGGAGCTATACGCCGCCATTTTGCCGGACAAAACCGCAGACAGCGCCGCCAAGTTTCTGACCGAACACCTGATTGATCCCTGCCCATACCTGATTGAGTGCGTTTACTCCGACAACGGTACGGAATACAAAGGCTCGGCCAACCATGCTTTCGGTGTAGCCTGTTACGAGAACGGGATTGGTCAAAAGTTTACCCGGGTTGCCCGTCCGCAGACCAACGGTAAGGCGGAGCGGGTTATCCGTACCCTGATGGAGATGTGGCATGAGAAACAGTCGTTTGAGAGTCCGGAACACCGGTAA